A stretch of Bacillota bacterium DNA encodes these proteins:
- a CDS encoding LysM peptidoglycan-binding domain-containing protein, whose translation MNQTANSRRSTVIIMAAAAIIVLSLAGIALAMNQSQTNNAATATAEITVSYGDTLWTIAQRIAPGIDPRKVVWEIQTMNEIESARIFPGQTLQVPLYETNI comes from the coding sequence ATGAATCAAACTGCAAATAGTAGACGCTCAACAGTAATCATCATGGCTGCCGCAGCAATAATCGTACTCAGTCTAGCAGGAATCGCACTTGCAATGAATCAATCTCAAACAAATAATGCAGCAACAGCAACTGCAGAAATAACCGTATCATATGGCGATACGCTGTGGACCATAGCCCAGAGAATTGCTCCGGGTATAGACCCCCGCAAGGTAGTCTGGGAGATCCAAACCATGAATGAGATAGAATCAGCGAGGATTTTTCCCGGCCAGACCCTGCAGGTTCCCCTGTACGAAACCAATATTTAA